TCCCGGTTTCGGTAGATCATGCCCACTCTTTTCTTAAAGTGCAAACATAGTGATTGATTGAAACGTGCAGAAGTTTGACTGAGCAATTCTTCTTGTGCGGCCCGGCGTTGTGATTCTGCCAACAAGCGGGCGTTTTCAAGCGCCACTGAAACCTGAGCAATGGCTTCTTCTGCCAGTAGAATATCTTCTGCAGACCAGTCAGGCTCATCGTGCTTTCTTCGTAATGAAATTTTGCCCAGGAATTGCCCGCGCAATGCAATTGGCAGGTGTAAAATACTATCCCCATTATCACTTACAACAACCTGGAGATGGTTGAATATGGGTTCGCCCATACCGTGATATTGCTCTGGAGTGGCAGGCCTTACACGAATACGATCGAATTGATACGCCTTTGCCTGATCTCCCAGCAGGGTGCGCCAGGATTCACTCAGTTGGGTGCTATAGAGTGTTTGCAGTTCCTGAATAGTTTGCGCGCTTTCTTCATGAAGGCGCGCATTTGCGATTGCCAACGCAATCTGATCGGCCATGATTTGAAGCACTTCGGTATCTTCAGGGGTAAAGGCGCTAACTACTTTGGACTGTACATCCATAACCCCGATAATTTCATCCTGAACGATCAGGGGCAGGGCCATCTCGGAGTGTGTTTCAGGCAGGTCTGGGTTGTCAAAATAGTCGCGATCTGCGCCGACGTCCAGGGCAATCCGCGCTTCGCCAGTCTCGGCAACGCGGCCTACAACGCCGGTTTGCCCAACTGCTAGGCGGTGCCCGCGGGCGAGCATTCGCTGCCCGCCGGGACTGTTGGCTGCTAACAATACCGCAAAACGCTTTTCCTCGTCCAGCAAGAAGATACCGGCATGGTAGAACCCAAAATGTGCTGAAATTAATTGGGTGACATTATCCAGAATCGTATTCAGGTCTTGTAGTGCGGCAATATCGCGGGCGACTTTTGCGGTGGCTTCAAATTGAGAGCTGCGTTTTTGAAGTTCCAGGGTTTGGTCTTCAACCTGTTTTCTGAGCGTGTGATACAAATCAGATAACTGTTTTGCCATTTCGTTGAAAGTGAACGCCAGCAGACCGATTTCGTCCCGGCGAGTTTCTGGCATACGCACATCCCAATTCCCGCGGGCAAATTGGCGAGTTATCTCGGTAAGCTTGATAATCGGTCTTGGCAACCAGTTGGCCGCCAGGACAGCAATCAGGATGCTGGATAGCACAAAAAAGACCAGTAAATAGAACATAAATGGCGTCAGTGATTCAAATTGCTGGAAAGCAACAATCTGTGGCACCTCAAACACAAATCCTGCCCCCAATTTCGGCAGCCAGATAAAACTTGCCAACGAACGGATTTCATTGAAAGAATGCAGCGATGTATTGAAATTGTTACTCTGAGGCTGCGAATAACTGTATTCTGTTTGCAGGGGAATAAATGTTTGGCTTTGTGAGATGGCTGGCTCAAAAAACTGCAATTCTTTTTTGGCAATATCAAGCTGGAAGAAATTCTCACCCCCAGTGATGAAATAGCTACGGGATAAGGGTTGGAGTTGAAGGCCGAATTCAAGCGTATCCAACAGTTGACGATGGCTCAGCACCCCAACAATGTGCCCCCGAAGGTTATCTGCTCCCTGGTAGGGTACGTGTACAAAGATCATCACCTGATCTTCATAGAAAGGTTCGGGCGCATATTCAATATAAATATTGGCTTGATCGCCTGTGAAAATGGCTGCGGTGCCAACAGTAAGAGCGCGGCCCTCCCACTCATCTTCCGTGGCGATGAGAATATTCCCGTTCGCGTCGATCACAAAATACTCGCTAAAAATAACATCGCCGCGTTTGGCATTGAATTCAATTAATTCGGTGAATATAGCCTCACGGATCGCGGCGAAAGAATCATCACGGTGTTGCCCCATAGAGAGCAGCCCACCCAGGTTGTCGCTCAAAGTTTGCTGCCTTACCGATGCATCCAGCCTGATTTGTGCGGCATTGATCCAACCCTCGATTTCAGAAGCCATGATTTGGGCATTGGCATTCAATTGAGCGTTAATTTGTTCGATGAGCAATAAACGCGCTCGCACAATCACGCTTCCACCAATAATCAGGATGGGCAGCAAAACAAGCGGAATAACAACACCAAGAAAGATGCGGCGAATGCGCCGGGGGAACCTTTCTCTGATTGAAACAGGCGGAGATGCTTGACTTTCAAGGGTCATGGGTGCGTTTCCGTTTCGGGCACATAAAGCTCAATTACTCCATCGGATGCGCCCAGGGTCTTCCCAAGTTCCTGCAACGCAGTGCGTAGAATTGTATCTACATTGGTTGAAGACCACACTTTGCTGGTAATTTCAGCAACTGAGCGGTTATACTGTGCGCTGCGCTCGGTTTGCTGCACCAGACGCGCGTTTTCGAGCGCCAGAGCAGCCTGTGCGGTAATGCTATCAATAAATTTCTTGTCTTCCGCTGAGAGCGCAGTTTGTTCATGCTCTACGATAATTGAGCCAATGCTCTGGCCGCGTAGCAAAAGGGGTATAGTCGTAGTATGGGCTGCTGATGCACCGGGTGTGGCTGCATCTGGGTTTTCGAAGGTGAAATCCAACGCGCTTTCGCGTTGGGCTACATCTTCCCACCCTCTGGACAGGTA
The sequence above is drawn from the Chloroflexota bacterium genome and encodes:
- a CDS encoding GAF domain-containing protein → MTLESQASPPVSIRERFPRRIRRIFLGVVIPLVLLPILIIGGSVIVRARLLLIEQINAQLNANAQIMASEIEGWINAAQIRLDASVRQQTLSDNLGGLLSMGQHRDDSFAAIREAIFTELIEFNAKRGDVIFSEYFVIDANGNILIATEDEWEGRALTVGTAAIFTGDQANIYIEYAPEPFYEDQVMIFVHVPYQGADNLRGHIVGVLSHRQLLDTLEFGLQLQPLSRSYFITGGENFFQLDIAKKELQFFEPAISQSQTFIPLQTEYSYSQPQSNNFNTSLHSFNEIRSLASFIWLPKLGAGFVFEVPQIVAFQQFESLTPFMFYLLVFFVLSSILIAVLAANWLPRPIIKLTEITRQFARGNWDVRMPETRRDEIGLLAFTFNEMAKQLSDLYHTLRKQVEDQTLELQKRSSQFEATAKVARDIAALQDLNTILDNVTQLISAHFGFYHAGIFLLDEEKRFAVLLAANSPGGQRMLARGHRLAVGQTGVVGRVAETGEARIALDVGADRDYFDNPDLPETHSEMALPLIVQDEIIGVMDVQSKVVSAFTPEDTEVLQIMADQIALAIANARLHEESAQTIQELQTLYSTQLSESWRTLLGDQAKAYQFDRIRVRPATPEQYHGMGEPIFNHLQVVVSDNGDSILHLPIALRGQFLGKISLRRKHDEPDWSAEDILLAEEAIAQVSVALENARLLAESQRRAAQEELLSQTSARFNQSLCLHFKKRVGMIYRNR